The following coding sequences are from one Microcoleus sp. AS-A8 window:
- a CDS encoding acetyl-CoA carboxylase carboxyltransferase subunit alpha — protein sequence MTPENRTLLLDFEKPLVELEARISQIRELAEENNVDVSDQIRQLEARAVQLRQEIFSGLSPGQRLQLARHPKRPSTLDYIQAISDEWIELHGDRGGSDDPALVGGVGRVGGRSVVMLGHQKGRDTKDNIVRNFGQASPGGYRKALRLMEHADRFGMPILTFIDTPGAWAGVKAEELGQGEAIAYNLREMFKFDVPIICTVIGEGGSGGALGIGVGERLLMFEHAVYTVATPEACAAILWRDAAKAPEAAAALKMTASDLKELGIIDQILPEPVGGAHSDPLTAASTLKEALLQNLETLNHMASGQRRELRYQKFRNIGVFTELSA from the coding sequence ATGACCCCTGAAAACCGAACCTTGCTTCTCGATTTTGAAAAGCCACTTGTTGAGTTGGAGGCACGAATTAGCCAGATTCGTGAACTTGCCGAGGAAAACAACGTCGATGTTTCTGACCAAATCCGCCAACTGGAGGCACGCGCTGTGCAATTGCGTCAGGAGATTTTCAGCGGCTTATCGCCCGGACAACGCTTACAGCTAGCCCGTCATCCTAAGCGTCCGAGTACCCTGGATTACATTCAGGCGATTAGTGATGAATGGATTGAACTGCATGGCGATCGGGGCGGTTCTGATGACCCGGCCTTAGTGGGGGGTGTCGGGCGTGTGGGCGGGCGTTCCGTGGTGATGCTGGGTCATCAAAAAGGTCGAGATACCAAAGATAATATTGTCCGCAATTTTGGGCAGGCTTCCCCCGGTGGTTACCGTAAGGCGCTGCGGTTAATGGAACATGCCGATCGCTTTGGGATGCCAATTTTGACCTTTATCGACACCCCAGGGGCTTGGGCGGGTGTCAAGGCGGAAGAGTTGGGTCAGGGAGAAGCGATCGCTTACAATCTCCGAGAAATGTTTAAATTCGATGTCCCGATTATCTGTACCGTGATCGGTGAAGGGGGTTCGGGCGGCGCTTTGGGCATTGGCGTGGGTGAGCGATTATTAATGTTTGAGCACGCCGTCTACACGGTGGCTACACCTGAGGCGTGTGCTGCTATTCTTTGGCGAGACGCTGCCAAAGCCCCAGAAGCCGCTGCCGCTTTGAAGATGACCGCTTCAGATCTCAAAGAGTTGGGGATTATTGACCAAATCCTGCCAGAACCCGTAGGGGGTGCCCATTCTGACCCGTTAACAGCCGCTTCTACCCTGAAAGAAGCCCTACTGCAAAACCTAGAAACTCTGAACCACATGGCCTCAGGGCAGCGCCGGGAGTTGCGCTATCAAAAATTCCGTAACATTGGCGTTTTTACAGAACTTTCCGCCTGA
- a CDS encoding long-chain acyl-[acyl-carrier-protein] reductase, producing the protein MFGLIGHLTSLEHAQAVAKELGYPEYADQGLDFWCSAPPQIVDTIKVTSITGQVIEGRYVESCFLPEMLANRRIKAAIRKILNAMAHAQKYGINITALGGFSSIIFEEFKLHESKQVRNIKLEFDRFTTGNTHTAYILCRQVEQASQKLGIELSKATVAVCGATGDIGSAVCRWLDARTDVAELLLIARNQERLQALQDELGRGKIMGLEEALPQADIVVWVASMPKGIEIDFSVLKEPCLLIDGGYPKNMGNQIQHPGVYVLNGGIVEHSLDIDWKIMQIVNMQVPGRQLFACFAESMLLEFEKWYTNFSWGRNQITVENMDKIGQISVKHGFRPLLSF; encoded by the coding sequence ATGTTTGGTCTTATCGGTCACCTTACCAGTTTGGAACACGCTCAAGCCGTTGCTAAAGAGCTAGGCTACCCAGAATATGCCGACCAAGGGTTAGATTTTTGGTGCAGTGCGCCGCCTCAAATCGTTGATACCATCAAGGTCACAAGCATCACTGGGCAAGTCATTGAAGGTCGGTACGTAGAATCTTGCTTTCTCCCTGAGATGCTCGCCAATCGCAGAATTAAGGCAGCCATCCGGAAAATCCTGAACGCGATGGCTCACGCCCAAAAGTATGGCATCAATATTACCGCATTAGGAGGCTTTTCCTCGATTATTTTTGAAGAATTCAAATTGCACGAAAGCAAGCAAGTTCGCAATATCAAGCTAGAGTTTGATCGCTTCACCACTGGGAACACCCACACGGCTTACATCCTCTGTCGCCAAGTGGAACAAGCCTCGCAAAAGTTAGGAATTGAACTGTCCAAAGCCACGGTTGCAGTATGTGGGGCAACGGGAGATATTGGGAGTGCCGTCTGCCGTTGGCTGGATGCCAGAACGGATGTCGCGGAGTTGTTGTTAATTGCCCGCAATCAAGAGCGTTTACAAGCCTTGCAGGACGAATTGGGTCGTGGCAAAATCATGGGATTGGAAGAAGCCCTACCCCAAGCGGATATCGTCGTTTGGGTGGCGAGTATGCCCAAGGGCATCGAAATCGACTTTTCGGTTTTGAAGGAACCTTGTTTACTAATCGATGGTGGCTACCCGAAAAACATGGGGAATCAGATTCAGCATCCCGGCGTCTACGTCCTAAATGGGGGCATTGTGGAGCATTCCCTCGATATTGACTGGAAAATCATGCAAATCGTCAATATGCAGGTTCCAGGGCGTCAGCTATTTGCCTGTTTTGCCGAGTCAATGCTCCTAGAGTTTGAAAAGTGGTACACCAACTTTTCTTGGGGACGCAATCAGATTACGGTAGAAAACATGGACAAAATTGGACAGATTTCCGTTAAACACGGATTTAGACCCCTACTGAGCTTTTAG